The DNA region AGGACGAGATCGCCACGCACGAGCGCCGCCTGCTGCGCTCGGCCTGACCAGGAAGCAGACGGAAGCAGTTGACCGCCCCGACCCCCATCCGCGCCGTACTCTACGACTTCGACGGGACGCTGGCGGACGGCACCGAGCTGATCATGCGGTGCTACCGCCACACCATGCGCACGCACCTGGGCGAGTGCCCGCCCGACGAGGAGTGCTGCGTGGCTTCGGGACCTGTAATCTTGACACTTCTGGACCTTTCGTGAATCTTACGTCTCATCCAAAGCGGTTCCTGCCTTCCCGGTCGCCGACGATGAGATGCCGCGAGAGGACGGTGGTGAGGAAGAACCGGCCCGTGCCCCCGCGCGGCCGCTGGGCCCGGTCTGGAGGCGCGTCTACGAGCCGAATCCAGGCAAGCACGCCGAGGAGGAGCACGGGATCGTCAGCCGCGAGCCGCGCGAAGGACAGGAGGCACTTGACTACTCGGTACGGGTGAAGCCTACTTCCTTCGCCCGGATCAGCGTCGACTGGGAAGAGCGTGTCTTCGTGGTGTTGCGGCGTCACCTCTGGGCAGTCGACCAATGGCCGAACGCGGAGTGTTTCCACGGGTATGTGGTTCCCTGGGAAGCGTTGCAGCAGGACATGAGAAATCGACTGATCGCAGCGGGCATGGCGGATCGCCGCGGGAGGATCCTGTGAGCGCGGAGACGCTGGTCAACCAGGGATTCGGACCGATCTCGCGGGAGAGGGCGGAGCGTGCTTTCGCTTCGGGTGATCCTCAGGAAATCCTGCGTGCGCTGCTGCGGCTTTCGCTGCACGGCCCCGATTTCGAGGAGGCGGAGAGCCTCGCGCTCGACTACGCGCGCCACCCGAACCTGTGGGTCCGCTGCAACGCCGCGACTGCGCTGGGCCACATCGCGCGCGTCCACGGCAAGCTGGACCTGGCGCGCGTGCTCCCGGTGCTGCTCGAGCAGATGGCGGACCCCGAGGTGCGGCCCTATGCCGAAGACGCGCTGGACGACATCGACAACTACCTTAAGGTCGATCCGCGCAAGCCCAGGCGCATCGGCGGGAAGCGGTTCACCTACGACCCCGAACGGCGCGCGCTCAGGGTTTCTGGGAAGGGCGGCAAGGCGTACGAGTATTCCGAAGTCACCCCGCAGGAGTTCATTCGCCTGTTCCTGCGCGACCCCGCGCGCGACGAGCCGGCCGAGGACGAGATCGCCACGCACGAGCGCCGCCTGCTGCGCTCGGCCTGAACAGCAAGCAGACGGAAGCAGTTGACCGCCCTGACCCCCATCCGCGCCGTACTCTACGACTTCGACGGGACGCTGGCCGACAGCACCGAGCTGATCATGCGGTGCTACCGCCACACCATGCGCACGCACCTGGGCGAGTGCCCGCCCGACGAGGAGTGGCTGCGCGGCTTCGGCACGCCGCTCGACGTGCAGCTGGCCCGCTTCGCCCGCACGCCCGGCGAGGCGTCCGCCATGCTGGACACCTACCGCGACTACCAGCTCCAGCACCACGACGACCTGCTGCGCCCCTTCCCCGGCGCCGCCGAGACGGTGGCCGAGCTGGCCCGCCGCGGCGTCGCGCTCGCCATCGTCACCAGCAAGTACCGCCGCGCGACGATCCGGGGGATGGACCTCTGCGGCATCACGGAGCACTTCGGCCTGATCGTCACCCCCGAGGACGTGGCGAACCCCAAGCCGCACCCCGACCCGGTGCTCTTCGCGCTCGCCAGGCTGGGCGTCGCCCCCGCGGAGGCGCTCTTCGTGGGCGACTCGCCGCACGACCTGGCCGCCGGCCGCGCCGCCGGCACCCGCACCGCCGCCGCGCTCTGGGGCCCCTTTCCCCGCGAGGCGCTGGAGCGCGAGCGCCCCGACGCCCTGCTCA from Longimicrobium sp. includes:
- a CDS encoding HAD hydrolase-like protein codes for the protein MTAPTPIRAVLYDFDGTLADGTELIMRCYRHTMRTHLGECPPDEECCVASGPVILTLLDLS
- a CDS encoding HEAT repeat domain-containing protein, which translates into the protein MSAETLVNQGFGPISRERAERAFASGDPQEILRALLRLSLHGPDFEEAESLALDYARHPNLWVRCNAATALGHIARVHGKLDLARVLPVLLEQMADPEVRPYAEDALDDIDNYLKVDPRKPRRIGGKRFTYDPERRALRVSGKGGKAYEYSEVTPQEFIRLFLRDPARDEPAEDEIATHERRLLRSA
- a CDS encoding HAD-IA family hydrolase, with product MTALTPIRAVLYDFDGTLADSTELIMRCYRHTMRTHLGECPPDEEWLRGFGTPLDVQLARFARTPGEASAMLDTYRDYQLQHHDDLLRPFPGAAETVAELARRGVALAIVTSKYRRATIRGMDLCGITEHFGLIVTPEDVANPKPHPDPVLFALARLGVAPAEALFVGDSPHDLAAGRAAGTRTAAALWGPFPREALERERPDALLTRQEDVLELVG